The window GTTTACACCCCTTCTTGGTCAGCAACGGGAAAAGTGTTATGAGAGTGAATGAACTGCCCGGCTTCTGGTGCCCTGGGTTCGATGGAGCCGGGGCGGCCAGGTCCCCTACCTGGCCAAGCGCCGTAGCGCGCGGGCACGACACCTCTTCAAGGTCACAGAGTTCCGCGGCGCTTCACCGGGCGTTCGCCTCAGGTGTCGGCGAGGGGCAGGTAGACCGTGCCGCCCTGGTCGCGGAACTGTGCCGACATCTCGGACATGCCGGCCGTGAGCGCCTCGGAGTCGGACAGGCCGTGCTCGTCGGCGTAGCGGCGGACGTCGTGGCTGATCTTCATGGAGCAGAACTTGGGCCCGCACATGGAGCAGAAGTGGGCGGTCTTGGCGGGGGCCGCGGGCAGCGTCTCGTCGTGGAAGGAACGGGCGGTGTCGGGGTCGAGCGACAGGTCGAACTGGTCCTCCCAGCGGAACTCGAACCGGGCGTCCGACAGCGCGTCGTCCCATGCCTGTGCCAGGTGGTGCCCCTTGGCCAGGTCGGCGGCGTGCGCGGCGATCTTGTACGTGATGACGCCCGTCTTGACGTCGTCCCGGTCGGGCAGGCCCAGGTGCTCCTTGGGGGTGACGTAGCAGAGCATGGCCGTGCCGTACCAGCCGATCATGGCGGCGCCGATGCCGGAGGTGATGTGGTCGTAGCCGGGCGCGATGTCGGTCACCAGCGGGCCGAGCGTGTAGAAGGGGGCGTCGTCGCACAGATCGCGCTGCAGGTCGACGTTCTCCTTGATCTTGTGCATCGGCACGTGGCCGGGCCCCTCGACCATCGTCTGGACGGCGTGCTCGCGGGCGATCGCGGTCAGCTCGCCCAGCGTGCGCAGCTCGGCGAACTGCGCCTCGTCGTTGGCGTCGGCGATCGAGCCGGGCCGCAGGCCGTCGCCCAGGGAGAACGCCACGTCGTAGGCGGCGAAGATCTCGCACATGTCGGCGAAGTGCTCGTACAGGAAGCTCTCGCGGTGGTGCGCCAGGCACCAGGCGGCCATGATCGAGCCGCCCCGGGACACGATGCCCGTCTTGCGGCGGGCGGTCAGCGGGACGTACGCCAGCCGCACCCCGGCGTGCACGGTCATGTAGTCGACGCCCTGCTCGCACTGCTCGATCAGCGTGTCGCGGTACACCTCCCACGACAGGTCGGCGGCCACCCCGCCGACCTTCTCCAGCGCCTGGTAGAGCGGCACCGTGCCGACCGGGACGGGCGAGTTGCGGATGATCCACTCGCGGGTGGTGTGGATGTCGCGGCCGGTGGACAGGTCCATGATCGTGTCGGCGCCCCACCGGGTGGCCCAGGTCATCTTCTCGACCTCCTCCTCGACGGACGAGGTGACGGCCGAGTTGCCGATGTTGGCGTTGATCTTCACGAGGAAGTTGCGGCCGATGATCATCGGCTCGCTCTCCGGGTGGTTGACGTTCGCGGGGATGATCGCCCGGCCGGCGACCACCTCGTCGCGGACGAACTCCGGTGTCACGCCCTCCCGGACCGCGACGAACTCCATCTCCCGGGTGACCTCTCCCCGGCGGGCGTAGGCGAGCTGCGTCACGGGCGCCCCCGCGGCCCGCAGCGGACGCCGGGCCGCGCCCCGCCAGGCGTGCTCGTCGCGGGCGGCGGCGCTCGGCCGGCCGTCGTCGACCGGCTGCACCGGCCGCCCGTCGTAGCCCGTCACGTCGCCCCGCGCCAGGATCCACTCCTCGCGCCGGGCCGGCAGGCCCCGGGTGACGTCGGTGGTGGCAGCCGGGTCGGTGTACGGCCCGGACGTGTCGTACAGGCGGATCCGCTCCCCGTTGGACAGCAGCACCTCGCGCGCGGGCACCCGCAGGTCACTGGTGTAGATCTTGGAAAAGCGCGCGCCACTCATGCGGCAACTCCCTTCGCCGGCATTACCCGGAGCAGGTTCTGGCGGTCGGCGGCTGATGGATAGCCGTCCTCTCAGCCCGGTCACACCGGGCTCCCGCGTTGGACCCGATCAACGTAACCCGGCCTCCGGAGGGACGCAACAGCACCGCCGACGGTCAGGCCGCCTCCCTGCGGACGGCCCGCGCGACGCCGCCGGCCGCCGGCAGCACGATCCAGCACAGCACGGAGACGGCCAGCCGGGCGGCCTCGCCGCCGGTCATGGCGCCCGCCATGAGGGGGGCGGACGTGCTGCCCAGGTCGAGCCAGCCGGCCAGGGTCTCGCCGAAGGAGCCGAGGCGGGCCACGGCGCTCCACAGGATCGAGGCCGACAGGCACACCACGATCGCGGCCGGCGCGTTCAGCAGCAGCATGCCGAGGGCCAGCCCCATGGCGACCACGAGCACGTTCCCGGCGGTCCAGCCGAGGAGGGCGGCGGGCGAGACCGACCAGTCGGCCGGGACGTCACGGACCCCGGCGGTGAGCGCGGTCACCGGCACCGCGACCAGCATCGCGAACACCGCCGCCACGACGGCCGTGACCAGCGGCGGCAGGCACTTGGCCGCCAGCACCCGCACGCGCCGGGGTTCGAGGGCGAACGTGGTCAGCACGGTGCGGTGGCTCCACTCGCCGGTCACCGACAGGATGCCGAGCACGGGCAGCAGGGTGCCGAACCCGATCCCGGCCGTGCCGACCAGCTTCTCCAGGCTCGGCCCGGCGACGGCGCCCCGGGCGGCGACGGCGGCGACGGTCAGCGCGACCAGGATCGCCGCCAGCGTCATGCCGCTGCGGGTGTCGAACAGCTTGCGGGTCTCGACCGCCACCAGCCGGCCGAACGGGACGCCCCCGGTGACGGCGCTCATGCCGCGCTCCCGTCAGCGCTCAGAGCGGCGTCGAGGCCGGCGCTCCGGTCCGCGCCCGTGGTGAGGTCGAGGAAGACCTGTTCGAGGGTGCGGCCGTCGCGGCGCAGCTCGGCGACGGTGCCCCGGGCCAGGACGCGGCCCCGCGCGATCAGCACCACCTGGTCGGCGACCTGCTCCACCTCGTGCAGCAGGTGCGAGCTGAGCAGCACCGCGCACCCCGAGGCGGCCAGCTCGCGCAGCAGGCCGCGCAGCCACCGGATGCCCTGCGGGTCGAGCCCGTTGGCCGGCTCGTCCAGGATGACCGCTCTCGGCTCGCCGAGCAGCGCGTGGGCGATGCCGAGCCGCTGCCGCATGCCGAGCGAGTAGCCGCCGAACCGCCGCCCGCCCTCCGCGGCGGTCAGCCCGACGAGACGCAGCACCTCGTCCACCCGCGACCTCGGCAGGCCGAGCGTCATCGCGCCGAGGGTCAGGATCTCCCGCCCGGTGCGGCCGGGATGCTGGGCTCCGGCGTCCAGCAGCGTCCCCACCTGGAACGCCGGCCGGTCCAGCTCCCCGTAAGGCCTCCCCAGCACGGTGGCCGAACCGGACGTGGCCCGGGACAGCCCGACCAGGACGCGCAGGGCCGTCGACTTGCCGGCGCCGTTCGGCCCGAGGAACCCGGTGACGCCGCCCGGCTCGACGGTGAACGACACGTCGTCCAGCGCCCGGACGTCCTTGTACACCTTGCTGACATGCTTGAACTCGATCACGGGTGCAAGTCCACCGGATGCGCGCCGGCCCGTCATCGGACCAGGGTCCCGCCCGGACGGCCCGGCGTAGACCTGCGGCCATCCGGGTGTCGACCCAGGTCGCTAGGGCGGTGACCCGCAGGTTTCCTAGGCTGGGCGTCGTGCACGACCGTACGGAGGACGAGGCGCGCCCGGAGCGGTGGGCCGGCCTGGCGCGCTACCTGTCGGCCGTGGTGCCGATGCTGTTCCACGGCGGCATCATGGCCTGGGTCGCGTTCCGGGAGCCCGGCCGGCTGACGGCCCTCCTGGTGGACGTGGGGCTCGGCGTGGCGGGGCTGGCCCTGCTGGCGGGGTGGCGGCGGTGGCCGCTGCCGGTCGCGCTGGCGACTGCGCTGCTGACCGCGTTCTCCAGCACGGCCGTGGGCCCGGCCTACGCCGCCTACGTCTCGCTGGGCTCGCTGCGGGGGTGGCGCCCGCTCGTTCCGGCAGCGGCCGTGTCCTTCGCGTGCCTGGCCGTCAGCGCCACCTCGCGGGGCATCGACCAGGTGGCCGTGGTCTCGCTGACCGGCGGCAGCACGATCCTCGCGGCGCTGACCGCGCTCGGGCTGTACCTGCGCGGGCGCCGCGACCTGGCGGCGTCCCGGCGCGAGGCGGCGTTGGCCGCGCGGCGCGCCGAGCGGCAGCGGATCGAGCAGGCCAGGCTGGCGGAGCGGGTGAAGATCGCGCAGGAGATGCACGACGTGCTGGCCCACCGGATCTCCCTGCTGTCGATGCTCGCGGGCGGCCTCGCGTACCGGACCGACCTCGGCGCGCAGGAGACGCGTGAGCTCGCGCTGGCGATCCAGGAGAACGCGCACCAGTCGCTGAACGAGCTCCGGGCAGTCCTCGGGACGCTGCGGCGTGACGACGGCCCACCCGAGGACGGCCCGGGCGGCGCGGACGGCGCGGGTGACGTGGGCGGCGCGGGCGCGGGTGGGCCGGAGGCGCCGCAGCCGACCCTGGCCCAGCTCGGCGCCCTGTTCGACGAGGTGCGGGCCGCCGGCCAGCGGGTCGAGGTGGCCGACAGCATCGAGGGCCGCGAGCTGCTGCCGCCGCAGACCGGCCGGCACGCGTACCGGATCGTGCAGGAGGCGCTGACCAACGCGCGCAAGCACGCGCCGGGCAGCCGGGTCACGGCCGAGCTGGGCGGGCGGCCGGGCGGCGGCCTGCGCATCCGGGTGAGCAACCCGGTGCCGCCCGGCGGGCCGTCCCCGGGCCCCGGCGGGCGGCTGGGGCTGGTCGGTGTGGCCGAGCGGACCCGGATGGCCGGCGGCAGCCTCAGCCATGCTGTGCAGAACGGGTGCTTTGTCCTCGATGTCCGGCTGCCGTGGGAAGGTGTGCGACGTGATCCGACTCCTGGTCGTGGATGACGACCCGATGGTGCGCACCGGACTGCGCCTCATCCTCGGCGGCGAGCCCGACCTGGAGATCGCCGGTGAGGCCGGTGACGGCCGCGAGGCCATGGCCGCGATCCGGGAGCTGCGGCCGGACGTCGTGCTGCTGGACATCCGCATGCCCGTCCAGGACGGGCTGGTCACCACCGAGCTGCTGGCCGGACGGCCCGACCGGCCCAGGATCCTCGTCCTCACCACCTTCGACGCCGACGACATGGTGCTGCGCGCCCTGCGGCTGGGCGCGGACGGCTTCCTGCTGAAGGACACGCCGCCGCCCAGGATGGTGGAGGCGGTGCGCGCGGTGGCCGCGGGCGAGCCGGTGCTGTCGCCGAGAGTCGCCCGGCAGGTGATCGCCGCGGCCACGGACGGGCACGGCCGGCGGCGCCCGGAGGCGGAGCGCGAGCTGGCCCGGCTCACCGAACGGGAGCGCCAGGTTGCGATCGAGGTCGCCCGGGGCAGCTCGAACGCCGAGGTCGCCGCCCGCCTTCACATGAGCGTGGCGACCGTCAAGGCCAACATCACCCGCATCTTCGCCAAGCTGGAGACCGACAACCGCGTGCACGTCGCCATGAAGGTGCGCGACGCCGGCCTCCTCTGAGCACGCCCCCGTGAACACGCGCCGGAACGGTGCTGGACAGACCTTCCGGCCATCTGTCACCATTTCCCACATGATCGTGAGAAAGGACAACGCCACCCTCGTCTGGTGAGCGTTCTCGTGCAGCGGGAAGCTGCCGCAATCCACGAAGAATGGCTGGGCCAGGCGTTGTCGACGCGGCCCGCCGACCGTCCGGCCGCAGAGGCGGCCATCACCGGCCTGTACGACCTGATCGGGCTGGCCCCACCGCGCTTCCACTGGGTCTCCTCACCGGCCGTGGCCGTCGCCACGCTCCCGCCGGGGGTGCGCCCGCGCCCGTCGGAGGCCGTGGAGAGGCTGCCGGACTGGCCGCTGCCACCCAGGTTCCGGGCCGCCGTGAACGCGCTGTGCCGCGAGATCGACTCGCGGCTCACCCCGGCGCAACGGTCCGTCGACCAGGTGATCCGCCAGCGCGTGCGCCTCTCGCTC is drawn from Nonomuraea muscovyensis and contains these coding sequences:
- a CDS encoding sensor histidine kinase, whose product is MHDRTEDEARPERWAGLARYLSAVVPMLFHGGIMAWVAFREPGRLTALLVDVGLGVAGLALLAGWRRWPLPVALATALLTAFSSTAVGPAYAAYVSLGSLRGWRPLVPAAAVSFACLAVSATSRGIDQVAVVSLTGGSTILAALTALGLYLRGRRDLAASRREAALAARRAERQRIEQARLAERVKIAQEMHDVLAHRISLLSMLAGGLAYRTDLGAQETRELALAIQENAHQSLNELRAVLGTLRRDDGPPEDGPGGADGAGDVGGAGAGGPEAPQPTLAQLGALFDEVRAAGQRVEVADSIEGRELLPPQTGRHAYRIVQEALTNARKHAPGSRVTAELGGRPGGGLRIRVSNPVPPGGPSPGPGGRLGLVGVAERTRMAGGSLSHAVQNGCFVLDVRLPWEGVRRDPTPGRG
- a CDS encoding response regulator transcription factor; this encodes MIRLLVVDDDPMVRTGLRLILGGEPDLEIAGEAGDGREAMAAIRELRPDVVLLDIRMPVQDGLVTTELLAGRPDRPRILVLTTFDADDMVLRALRLGADGFLLKDTPPPRMVEAVRAVAAGEPVLSPRVARQVIAAATDGHGRRRPEAERELARLTERERQVAIEVARGSSNAEVAARLHMSVATVKANITRIFAKLETDNRVHVAMKVRDAGLL
- a CDS encoding ABC transporter ATP-binding protein; translation: MIEFKHVSKVYKDVRALDDVSFTVEPGGVTGFLGPNGAGKSTALRVLVGLSRATSGSATVLGRPYGELDRPAFQVGTLLDAGAQHPGRTGREILTLGAMTLGLPRSRVDEVLRLVGLTAAEGGRRFGGYSLGMRQRLGIAHALLGEPRAVILDEPANGLDPQGIRWLRGLLRELAASGCAVLLSSHLLHEVEQVADQVVLIARGRVLARGTVAELRRDGRTLEQVFLDLTTGADRSAGLDAALSADGSAA
- the thiC gene encoding phosphomethylpyrimidine synthase ThiC: MSGARFSKIYTSDLRVPAREVLLSNGERIRLYDTSGPYTDPAATTDVTRGLPARREEWILARGDVTGYDGRPVQPVDDGRPSAAARDEHAWRGAARRPLRAAGAPVTQLAYARRGEVTREMEFVAVREGVTPEFVRDEVVAGRAIIPANVNHPESEPMIIGRNFLVKINANIGNSAVTSSVEEEVEKMTWATRWGADTIMDLSTGRDIHTTREWIIRNSPVPVGTVPLYQALEKVGGVAADLSWEVYRDTLIEQCEQGVDYMTVHAGVRLAYVPLTARRKTGIVSRGGSIMAAWCLAHHRESFLYEHFADMCEIFAAYDVAFSLGDGLRPGSIADANDEAQFAELRTLGELTAIAREHAVQTMVEGPGHVPMHKIKENVDLQRDLCDDAPFYTLGPLVTDIAPGYDHITSGIGAAMIGWYGTAMLCYVTPKEHLGLPDRDDVKTGVITYKIAAHAADLAKGHHLAQAWDDALSDARFEFRWEDQFDLSLDPDTARSFHDETLPAAPAKTAHFCSMCGPKFCSMKISHDVRRYADEHGLSDSEALTAGMSEMSAQFRDQGGTVYLPLADT
- a CDS encoding ABC transporter permease, which translates into the protein MSAVTGGVPFGRLVAVETRKLFDTRSGMTLAAILVALTVAAVAARGAVAGPSLEKLVGTAGIGFGTLLPVLGILSVTGEWSHRTVLTTFALEPRRVRVLAAKCLPPLVTAVVAAVFAMLVAVPVTALTAGVRDVPADWSVSPAALLGWTAGNVLVVAMGLALGMLLLNAPAAIVVCLSASILWSAVARLGSFGETLAGWLDLGSTSAPLMAGAMTGGEAARLAVSVLCWIVLPAAGGVARAVRREAA